One window of Stigmatopora nigra isolate UIUO_SnigA chromosome 14, RoL_Snig_1.1, whole genome shotgun sequence genomic DNA carries:
- the mrpl18 gene encoding large ribosomal subunit protein uL18m isoform X1, with translation MALNHIRGGVRLLFGQIRPHVVSTNQPAARHATQSSPATESPTVENESVNPTFKNRNPRNLERMALAIKDRGWKTTWPHRQFYHRLMFSRSQQHVTAEVFSCTSTVDPVLSCSTKEWALKKQLPSTNCVAACQAVGAVLAERCKRAGITRMVYREIPWTYRSDGVQSFRTAMKDGGIILSEPRRKYIDRP, from the exons ATGGCGTTGAACCACATAAGAGGCGGCGTTCGTCTGCTTTTCGGTCAAATTAGACCACATGTTGTGTCCACCAACCAACCAG CAGCTCGTCATGCGACTCAGTCGTCTCCCGCAACGGAATCCCCGACGGTCGAAAACGAGTCTGTCAACCCGACCTTTAAGAACCGAAACCCACGGAACCTGGAACGGATGGCCCTGGCTATAAAGGACCGTGGCTGGAAGACGACGTGGCCACACCGCCAGTTCTACCACAG GTTGATGTTTTCCCGCAGTCAACAACACGTGACGGCCGAGGTGTTCTCATGCACCTCCACGGTCGACCCGGTGCTCTCATGCTCCACCAAAGAGTGGGCGCTAAAGAAACAGCTGCCCTCCACCAATTGCGTGGCGGCGTGCCAGGCCGTCGGCGCCGTCTTGGCGGAGCGATGCAAGCGTGCCGGCATCACCAGGATGGTTTACAGGGAGATTCCCTGGACCTATCGCTCGGACGGC GTTCAGTCTTTCCGAACGGCAATGAAAGATGGCGGAATCATCCTCAGTGAACCCAGAAGGAAATACATTGATAGACCTTGA
- the mrpl18 gene encoding large ribosomal subunit protein uL18m isoform X2, with amino-acid sequence MALNHIRGGVRLLFGQIRPHVVSTNQPARHATQSSPATESPTVENESVNPTFKNRNPRNLERMALAIKDRGWKTTWPHRQFYHRLMFSRSQQHVTAEVFSCTSTVDPVLSCSTKEWALKKQLPSTNCVAACQAVGAVLAERCKRAGITRMVYREIPWTYRSDGVQSFRTAMKDGGIILSEPRRKYIDRP; translated from the exons ATGGCGTTGAACCACATAAGAGGCGGCGTTCGTCTGCTTTTCGGTCAAATTAGACCACATGTTGTGTCCACCAACCAACCAG CTCGTCATGCGACTCAGTCGTCTCCCGCAACGGAATCCCCGACGGTCGAAAACGAGTCTGTCAACCCGACCTTTAAGAACCGAAACCCACGGAACCTGGAACGGATGGCCCTGGCTATAAAGGACCGTGGCTGGAAGACGACGTGGCCACACCGCCAGTTCTACCACAG GTTGATGTTTTCCCGCAGTCAACAACACGTGACGGCCGAGGTGTTCTCATGCACCTCCACGGTCGACCCGGTGCTCTCATGCTCCACCAAAGAGTGGGCGCTAAAGAAACAGCTGCCCTCCACCAATTGCGTGGCGGCGTGCCAGGCCGTCGGCGCCGTCTTGGCGGAGCGATGCAAGCGTGCCGGCATCACCAGGATGGTTTACAGGGAGATTCCCTGGACCTATCGCTCGGACGGC GTTCAGTCTTTCCGAACGGCAATGAAAGATGGCGGAATCATCCTCAGTGAACCCAGAAGGAAATACATTGATAGACCTTGA